The genomic interval CGGTTCTTCGCCGCCTTGGCTCCCATGCCCATTTCCGCCGGTGGGCGATTGGCCCAGTTCCCGCAACGCTTGCTTGCGGCTCAGCTTGACGCGGTCTTGATCGTCGACGGCAATTACCTTCACCTGAATGTATTCGCCCATTTTCACCACATCGCTGACACTGCGGACAAATTCGTCCGACAGCTCACTAATGTGGCACAACCCATCTTTGCCGGGCAAAATTTCCACGAACGCGCCGAAATCCTTGATGCTGGTGACGCGGCCTTCATAAATGCGGCCAATTTGCACCGATGCCGTCAGCGATTCCACCGCTTCCATGGCCGCTTTGGCTCCCGCCGCATCATCGCTGGCCACAATCACCGTGCCATCGTCATCCACTTCAATGACCGCACCGGTCCGCTCCTGAATGCCACGGATAGTTTTGCCGCCTGGGCCAATCAGTGCGCCAATCTTTTCCGGATCGATCTTCGTGCGCAACAGCCGCGGCGCGGTGGGCGAAATATCGGTCCGCGGCCTGGGAATGGCTGTCAGCATTTTCCGCAAGATTTGCATCCGCGCCTCGCGCGCTTGTTGCAGGGTGCCGGCGATAATTTCCTGGCTGATGCCGTCAATTTTCAAATCGAGCTGAATGCCCGTGATGCCTTTCTGCGTGCCGGCAACTTTAAAATCCATGTCGCCGAAGTGATCTTCGTCGCCGATAATATCGGTGAGCAATACCCATTGGCTGTTGGATTCCTTCACCAGTCCAATGGAAATTCCCGCCACGGGATTACTAATCGGCACGCCGGCGGCCATCAATCCCAGCGTCGCTCCGCAGACGCTGGCCATCGAACTGGAGCCGTTCGATTCAAAAATGTCCGACATCACGCGCACGGTGTAGGGAAACACATCGGGATCGGGCAGCACCGGCTTCACACTCCGCTCCGCCAACGCCCCGTGGCCAATTTCGCGCCGGCCTGGGCCGGTGATGCGTTTTACCTCGCCGACCGAAAATGGCGGGAAGTAATAATCGAGCATGAACTTTTTGGAATACTCCTCGAATAAGCCGTCCACGCGCTGCTCGTCCTTGGAGGTGCCCAACGTCACGGTGATGAGAGCCTGCGTTTCGCCGCGTTGAAAAACCGCCGAGCCGTGAACGCGGGGCAGAACATCCACCAGGCACTCAATGTCGCGCAACGTTTTGTTGTCACGCCCATCCGCCCGAGCACCGGAAAGAATTAAGTCGCGGACCACGTGCTCTTCCAGCTTGTGCCAGGCCGTGCCAAAGGCCACTGGATCGATGGCACCGGTGGCTGACGGATCGGGAATCAATGCAGCCAGCGCTTTTTCCTTCAGCTCACTCACCGCCGCCGCCCGGTTTTGCTTACCGACCGTTTGCTTGGCCGTTTTGAATGCGGCGTAATATTGTGCTTTTAGCTTGTCATACAATCCGTCAGCGG from Pirellulales bacterium carries:
- the pnp gene encoding polyribonucleotide nucleotidyltransferase, whose amino-acid sequence is MKARVEKQIGDSVFSIETGFFAKQAAGSCLVRYGETVVIAAVASGPPRVGGGDFFPLTCDYRERTAAAGKFPGGFLKREGRPTMKETLTSRLMDRPIRPLFPTGFYDEVQIQSFVLASDRQNDGDVLAMNGASAALALSPLPFQGPLGSVRLGLIDGKFVPFPTHDQLEESELDLIVSGSRDAVLMIEGFAREMPEDQMAAALVEAHRIIKEIVALQEELCAQSQVQKAEFVPAPADGLYDKLKAQYYAAFKTAKQTVGKQNRAAAVSELKEKALAALIPDPSATGAIDPVAFGTAWHKLEEHVVRDLILSGARADGRDNKTLRDIECLVDVLPRVHGSAVFQRGETQALITVTLGTSKDEQRVDGLFEEYSKKFMLDYYFPPFSVGEVKRITGPGRREIGHGALAERSVKPVLPDPDVFPYTVRVMSDIFESNGSSSMASVCGATLGLMAAGVPISNPVAGISIGLVKESNSQWVLLTDIIGDEDHFGDMDFKVAGTQKGITGIQLDLKIDGISQEIIAGTLQQAREARMQILRKMLTAIPRPRTDISPTAPRLLRTKIDPEKIGALIGPGGKTIRGIQERTGAVIEVDDDGTVIVASDDAAGAKAAMEAVESLTASVQIGRIYEGRVTSIKDFGAFVEILPGKDGLCHISELSDEFVRSVSDVVKMGEYIQVKVIAVDDQDRVKLSRKQALRELGQSPTGGNGHGSQGGEEPQRRRDTERS